A genomic region of Desulfosarcina ovata subsp. ovata contains the following coding sequences:
- a CDS encoding PAS domain S-box protein, giving the protein MVRKPTYEELTDRVSALETESKRLKQIEEVFRESAEKYRIMTNTSMDGFAVVDVATIRFLDVNESFSHMVGYSRDELLTMTVSDVDALDTPKEARNRLNNTIAVGMNRFDSRHRCKDGRVIDVEVSNTFLPQSGHILVFLRDITELKQTGEALKSSQKRLEEAMDLAFMAHWELDVPKNIFTFNDRFFSLYGTTVKIEGGYQMQADMYAEEFVYPEDRYVVAEEIKKAIEATNSDFESRLEHRIVRRDGETRNIIVSFGILKDADGNTIKIYGVNQDITKRKRVEEDLRKSEERFRILSQAAFEGIVIHNKGYIINANDQFYEMFGYMPEELKGINAIELVATSDSIEKIKEKIVSGATGPYEAIGIKKDGTQFPMEIRARLMEYNRRTARISVISDLSERKAAEKENKELESKLQQAQKMESIGTLAGGIAHDFNNILSSIIGFTELALDETPSGTIVEDCLQEVFSAGKRAKDLVNQILAFARQSDKRICPIQLVEIIKETLKLIRSATPTTIEIQQDIKSDSIIMGNATQVHQVLMNLCTNAIHAMEDSGGVLKVSLKNVVVDKEDLLTGMNQGSYVEIKVADTGVGIAPELIESIFNPYFTTKEIGEGTGMGLAVVHGIVKSYGGKISVDSQLGRGTTFSICLPVIKRPKTLRANEIEQLPSGTERILFVDDESPIVKMGSRILESIGYTVTTRTSSIEALELFKSKPDSFDLVITDMTMPNLTGDKLVTELMKIRSDIPVILCTGFSKKISYETALEIGIKAFAYKPMVKADLAKTVRKVLDGVKGRAQK; this is encoded by the coding sequence ACAATGACTGTTTCGGATGTTGATGCCTTGGATACACCGAAGGAGGCTCGAAATCGACTCAATAATACCATTGCCGTTGGCATGAACAGATTCGATTCCCGTCATCGCTGCAAGGATGGGCGCGTTATTGATGTCGAAGTCAGTAATACATTTCTACCCCAAAGCGGGCACATTCTGGTCTTTTTACGGGATATCACTGAACTCAAGCAAACTGGGGAGGCGTTGAAATCAAGCCAGAAAAGACTTGAGGAGGCCATGGACCTGGCGTTTATGGCGCATTGGGAACTTGATGTGCCCAAAAATATTTTTACTTTTAACGACAGGTTCTTTTCCCTCTATGGTACGACTGTAAAGATTGAAGGTGGCTACCAAATGCAAGCTGACATGTATGCCGAAGAATTTGTTTATCCAGAAGACCGGTACGTCGTAGCTGAAGAAATAAAAAAGGCTATAGAAGCCACCAATTCAGATTTTGAGTCACGTCTGGAGCATCGAATCGTTCGTAGAGATGGAGAAACTCGTAATATTATTGTAAGCTTCGGAATATTGAAAGATGCAGACGGCAATACTATTAAAATCTATGGGGTAAATCAAGACATCACCAAGCGGAAGCGGGTAGAAGAAGACCTCCGTAAGAGCGAGGAAAGATTCCGAATTTTATCTCAGGCCGCTTTTGAAGGAATAGTTATCCATAACAAAGGATATATCATCAATGCAAATGACCAATTCTATGAGATGTTCGGTTACATGCCTGAGGAATTGAAAGGTATAAATGCGATTGAACTTGTTGCGACTTCTGATTCAATAGAAAAAATAAAGGAAAAGATAGTTTCCGGGGCGACGGGTCCTTACGAAGCGATAGGGATTAAAAAAGATGGAACGCAGTTCCCAATGGAAATACGAGCAAGGTTAATGGAATACAATAGGCGAACTGCCAGAATTAGCGTCATCAGTGATCTTTCTGAAAGGAAGGCCGCGGAGAAAGAAAATAAAGAGCTTGAGTCCAAGCTTCAACAGGCACAAAAAATGGAATCCATTGGAACTTTAGCTGGAGGGATCGCTCATGATTTCAACAATATTCTGTCATCAATAATTGGTTTCACCGAGCTTGCACTTGATGAAACGCCAAGTGGCACAATAGTAGAGGACTGCCTGCAGGAAGTGTTTTCGGCTGGAAAACGGGCAAAAGATTTGGTGAACCAGATTCTTGCCTTTGCCCGACAATCAGATAAAAGAATATGCCCTATTCAATTGGTTGAGATAATAAAAGAGACTTTAAAATTAATCCGTTCCGCCACACCGACTACCATAGAGATACAGCAGGATATTAAAAGCGATTCAATTATTATGGGTAACGCAACCCAGGTTCATCAGGTGTTGATGAACCTATGCACAAATGCAATCCATGCTATGGAGGACTCTGGCGGTGTTTTGAAAGTGAGCCTGAAAAATGTAGTTGTAGATAAGGAGGACTTGTTAACTGGCATGAACCAGGGATCCTATGTTGAAATCAAGGTGGCGGATACTGGCGTTGGGATCGCTCCTGAATTGATCGAATCCATTTTTAATCCCTATTTCACAACCAAAGAAATAGGCGAGGGAACCGGCATGGGGCTAGCTGTGGTACATGGTATCGTCAAAAGCTACGGTGGTAAAATTTCCGTTGATAGCCAATTGGGGCGAGGGACAACATTTTCTATCTGCCTACCCGTCATTAAAAGACCTAAAACCCTTCGAGCAAACGAAATAGAACAGTTGCCTTCAGGTACAGAACGAATTTTATTCGTAGACGATGAATCGCCCATCGTCAAAATGGGTAGCCGGATCCTTGAAAGTATAGGTTATACGGTAACTACTCGTACCAGCAGTATAGAGGCGTTGGAGCTATTTAAGTCGAAACCAGATTCCTTCGATCTTGTCATCACGGACATGACAATGCCGAATTTGACCGGAGACAAACTGGTAACTGAATTGATGAAGATAAGGTCTGATATTCCCGTTATTCTTTGTACGGGCTTCAGTAAAAAGATTTCATATGAAACAGCTTTGGAAATTGGCATCAAGGCGTTCGCCTACAAGCCGATGGTTAAAGCAGACCTGGCCAAAACTGTCCGGAAAGTATTGGATGGCGTAAAAGGCAGGGCTCAGAAATAA
- a CDS encoding response regulator transcription factor: MSTVLVVDDDEKIRKFVSMVLKKEGFYVAEARNGQEGFFMYNTQSPDLVLIDIIMPEKDGLSAIREIKAINGMAKVVAMSGGLVLTPDAYLDEAKEIGADCVLSKPFDRRKLVETVQNLLL, from the coding sequence ATGAGCACGGTCTTAGTTGTAGACGATGATGAAAAAATCAGGAAATTCGTCTCTATGGTCTTGAAAAAAGAAGGCTTTTATGTGGCCGAGGCCCGCAATGGGCAAGAAGGCTTTTTTATGTACAACACCCAATCGCCTGATCTTGTCTTGATCGACATCATCATGCCCGAGAAAGACGGTCTTTCCGCCATCAGGGAAATCAAGGCAATAAACGGTATGGCCAAGGTGGTCGCAATGTCGGGTGGCTTGGTGCTGACTCCCGATGCTTACCTTGATGAAGCCAAGGAAATCGGTGCTGATTGCGTCTTGTCGAAACCGTTTGATCGCCGTAAGCTGGTTGAAACCGTTCAAAATTTATTGCTGTAG
- a CDS encoding site-specific integrase: MFETLFTRPTILARYREGPLLKARKLFLKQCERSGYSRSMLQKIAWVLLSIAHRIDIDHGTVTTRDIELAIDTRMRFKRSSEREQNSQGSRQLFIHIAKAWVRSLGCFEAPREVERPFTAQIAAFAQHLYEERGLSPVTVSTRCERMAWFFDSLPPNKNSLHMISIADLDAFIEAKGNTGWTRSSLSSLASSLRSFFRYAESQGWCNPGIATAIESPLLYTREGLPKGPNWEDVQRLMAFKTIMVFFQWPICLFRNKEVLIEH; encoded by the coding sequence ATGTTTGAAACCTTGTTTACCCGCCCCACTATCTTGGCCCGTTACCGCGAGGGTCCTCTGTTAAAAGCCCGAAAGCTATTCCTCAAGCAATGTGAAAGAAGTGGATATTCACGCAGCATGCTGCAAAAAATTGCCTGGGTGCTATTGTCGATAGCGCACCGTATCGACATCGACCATGGTACAGTGACAACACGTGATATTGAACTGGCCATAGATACTCGAATGCGCTTTAAGCGTTCTTCAGAGCGTGAGCAAAATTCTCAGGGATCTCGACAACTGTTTATCCATATCGCCAAAGCGTGGGTGCGTAGTCTCGGATGCTTTGAAGCGCCCCGGGAGGTGGAGCGTCCCTTTACGGCCCAGATTGCCGCTTTCGCTCAGCATTTATACGAGGAAAGAGGGTTGTCACCCGTAACCGTCTCGACTCGTTGTGAGCGTATGGCTTGGTTTTTCGATAGCTTGCCTCCCAACAAAAACTCGCTACACATGATTTCGATCGCTGACTTGGATGCCTTCATTGAGGCAAAAGGGAACACCGGCTGGACACGCTCGTCATTATCCAGTTTGGCCAGCAGTTTACGTAGCTTCTTTCGCTATGCCGAAAGCCAGGGCTGGTGTAATCCGGGGATTGCCACAGCCATTGAATCGCCTCTGCTCTATACTCGAGAAGGGCTTCCTAAAGGGCCAAACTGGGAGGACGTGCAGCGTCTGATGGCATTTAAAACGATAATGGTTTTCTTCCAATGGCCGATATGTCTCTTCAGAAACAAAGAGGTTTTGATTGAACACTGA
- a CDS encoding class I adenylate-forming enzyme family protein → MNFADMLDKNAHCFPDRPAIIEGDITISFSQLHQDVNKAASAMVKLGLQLDDHVALCAPNAYAWVVIYYAAIKAGAVAVTFSYLLKKGELTKILADCRPKILFTSDDKLSDMGDQRDESHLSIVVCNNGDISFPSLLEKGDRQFPTVNRHRDDTAAILYTGGTTGTPKGAMLSHQNLKSSIFNIAHYERCTMDDRALCFLPLNHVFGQVHIMNSTIYSCGATILQPAFDMDQVLNALTKYKITKFYAVPTIYIRLLGLPDLKETFKSIRYCFSAAASMALEVVQAWKEKTGLDIYESYGMTESAAMVTYNHFYRHKVGSVGTVVNIVEVEIRDDGGNALPQGEKGEICVCGPNITKGYLNHPEETRDAFWGDWYRTGDIGIFDEEGYLFIVDRLKDMIITGGENVYSREVEEVLYTHPKVFECAVVGLPDAEYGERVTAYIIPQPGQHIDSVVLKAYMKERLASYKVPKAFIEVDELPKSSAGKLVKREIRNTYTAPKP, encoded by the coding sequence ATGAACTTTGCCGACATGTTGGACAAAAACGCACACTGTTTTCCTGATCGACCTGCCATCATCGAAGGTGACATCACCATCAGCTTTTCCCAACTCCATCAGGATGTGAACAAGGCCGCTTCAGCCATGGTAAAGCTGGGGCTGCAACTTGACGACCATGTGGCGTTGTGTGCCCCCAATGCTTATGCCTGGGTGGTCATTTATTATGCTGCCATCAAGGCCGGTGCCGTGGCGGTCACCTTTTCCTATCTGTTGAAAAAGGGTGAACTGACCAAGATTTTGGCCGATTGCCGGCCTAAAATATTATTTACCAGTGATGATAAACTGAGTGATATGGGAGACCAACGGGATGAATCTCATTTGTCCATCGTGGTCTGTAATAACGGAGATATCTCTTTCCCGTCCCTGCTTGAAAAAGGTGACCGGCAATTTCCCACGGTTAATCGTCACCGCGACGACACGGCCGCCATTTTATACACCGGCGGGACCACTGGGACCCCCAAGGGGGCGATGCTCTCCCATCAAAACCTGAAATCCTCCATCTTCAATATCGCCCATTATGAGCGCTGCACCATGGATGATCGCGCCCTGTGCTTTTTGCCGCTGAACCATGTGTTCGGACAGGTCCATATAATGAACTCCACCATATATAGCTGCGGCGCCACCATTCTCCAGCCGGCCTTTGACATGGACCAGGTGCTGAATGCCCTCACTAAATACAAAATCACCAAATTTTATGCCGTCCCCACGATTTACATTCGGTTGCTGGGGCTTCCGGACTTGAAAGAGACGTTCAAATCCATCCGATACTGCTTTTCCGCAGCCGCCAGCATGGCCCTGGAGGTGGTGCAGGCGTGGAAAGAAAAAACCGGTCTCGATATTTATGAGTCGTATGGCATGACGGAGAGCGCCGCCATGGTGACATACAACCATTTTTACCGCCATAAGGTGGGCTCTGTGGGAACGGTGGTGAACATCGTCGAGGTTGAAATCCGGGATGACGGCGGCAATGCCCTGCCTCAGGGAGAAAAGGGCGAGATATGCGTGTGCGGCCCGAATATCACCAAAGGGTACTTGAATCATCCCGAAGAGACCCGGGACGCATTCTGGGGCGATTGGTACCGTACCGGCGACATCGGTATCTTTGATGAGGAAGGCTACCTGTTTATTGTGGATCGGCTCAAAGACATGATCATCACCGGCGGAGAAAATGTATATTCCCGTGAAGTCGAGGAGGTGCTCTATACCCACCCGAAAGTGTTTGAGTGTGCCGTGGTGGGCTTGCCCGATGCCGAATACGGAGAGCGCGTCACCGCTTACATCATTCCCCAGCCTGGCCAGCATATCGACAGCGTGGTTTTAAAGGCCTATATGAAAGAGCGCTTGGCCAGTTACAAGGTGCCCAAGGCCTTTATCGAAGTTGACGAATTGCCCAAAAGCAGTGCCGGCAAACTGGTGAAACGCGAAATCCGGAATACCTATACCGCACCGAAACCTTGA
- a CDS encoding transposase has translation MNDCKSIYRKVNDFVKLFYPVELKGNLLRNMNTLATMITGIIIGKETQLPKIALNVPENIKVPSTEKRIKRLLINEKVTEQTYFLPFIQNVLAHLGLEEIVLAIDGSLVGRGCICLMISLIYNGRALPLAFKIVEGKKGHLPEDMHVEVVKKLHPLIPESTRQVIFLGDGEFDGTTLQQTLAKFGWKYVCRTAYNITIYADNESFQIDILATILPKGHCKGMKNCQFTNKKYGPVTAVAWWGSDHNEPIFLVTNFKSAEKACDYYAKRFTIETFFSDQKSRGFNIAKSHLSCPKRLTRLMMASCLAYLWVIFFWDSRFFDWLVQTDPSFGSM, from the coding sequence ATGAATGACTGCAAATCGATTTATAGAAAAGTCAACGATTTTGTCAAACTTTTCTACCCGGTGGAACTCAAAGGAAATCTCCTGAGAAACATGAACACGCTAGCAACAATGATCACGGGCATCATTATCGGCAAAGAAACCCAGTTACCAAAGATCGCACTCAATGTACCCGAAAATATTAAAGTGCCCAGCACCGAAAAACGCATCAAGCGCCTGCTCATCAACGAAAAGGTTACCGAGCAAACCTACTTTCTACCCTTCATACAAAACGTATTGGCCCACCTTGGTCTTGAAGAAATCGTCCTGGCCATTGACGGCAGTCTGGTTGGACGCGGGTGTATTTGTTTGATGATCAGTTTGATTTACAATGGCCGCGCGTTGCCACTAGCCTTCAAAATCGTTGAGGGTAAAAAAGGCCATCTGCCTGAAGACATGCATGTTGAGGTGGTAAAGAAACTGCATCCATTGATCCCCGAATCCACTCGTCAGGTAATCTTTCTGGGAGATGGTGAGTTTGACGGCACAACGCTTCAGCAAACACTGGCCAAGTTTGGGTGGAAATATGTTTGCCGCACGGCATATAATATTACCATCTACGCCGATAATGAATCTTTTCAGATCGACATCCTTGCCACTATACTGCCCAAGGGCCATTGCAAAGGGATGAAAAACTGCCAGTTCACCAACAAAAAATATGGCCCGGTAACTGCGGTGGCCTGGTGGGGGAGCGATCACAATGAGCCCATATTCCTGGTAACCAATTTTAAATCGGCTGAAAAAGCATGCGACTACTATGCGAAGCGCTTTACGATTGAAACGTTTTTCAGTGATCAAAAAAGCCGAGGGTTCAATATCGCCAAGAGCCATCTTTCTTGTCCCAAGCGGTTAACCCGACTGATGATGGCCAGTTGCCTGGCATACTTATGGGTCATTTTTTTTTGGGATTCTCGCTTTTTCGACTGGCTTGTACAAACAGATCCATCGTTCGGATCGATGTGA
- a CDS encoding TonB-dependent receptor — MTFTFSPSQWNYGGSSTSLDEPNSYLTNADTGERVTSGNVTFYDDGEQKNIDLDTNTFLEGETEKSERYRYNLAYETEFTPDFTLRATVEYVDESKRGYDITASSGATSAGGNGRRAEYPFERWQGRIESKALNIAGFNNLTFGADYMSEEGGRRNYNEMTDWTDDSNKGPLTAKSDGTNSVYSLFVQDEMILMNERLTLYLGGRLDYWEITDLMDWTTVGNAGANEYEDRDETYFSPKGSVKYRASNSTTLRVSLAKAFTAPRLHDILGGYSKDANSMRLSSPYLEPEKATCWEAGIDQTIFDKTLFRATYFENYLRDYKYTESWVEDGINYSTAMTGGKSRIRGFELGIRHQLTSFLSAYANMTYQDTEVTEDEQNPEIEGKHMTNVPREIYNFGLLLEDYAGFKGSITGRYASKAYANSSNLDTTSHVYGSYDAYFTMDAKVGYEIIEGLMVSFSVDSLPYTFKKLITI, encoded by the coding sequence ATTACTTTTACATTTAGTCCCAGCCAATGGAATTATGGGGGATCAAGTACAAGTCTCGATGAACCAAATAGTTACCTGACAAACGCTGATACAGGTGAGCGCGTAACCTCCGGCAATGTTACCTTTTATGATGATGGAGAACAAAAGAATATAGATCTTGATACCAATACCTTTTTAGAAGGCGAAACCGAAAAAAGCGAACGCTATCGCTATAACCTCGCTTATGAAACAGAATTTACACCTGATTTTACTCTGAGAGCAACTGTCGAGTATGTTGATGAAAGTAAAAGAGGTTATGATATAACCGCATCCAGTGGCGCGACATCCGCTGGTGGAAATGGCAGACGGGCAGAGTATCCGTTTGAACGTTGGCAGGGAAGAATAGAGTCGAAAGCGCTAAATATTGCAGGTTTTAATAATCTAACCTTTGGTGCAGATTATATGTCGGAAGAAGGCGGTAGAAGAAATTACAACGAAATGACTGATTGGACGGATGATAGTAACAAAGGGCCGCTGACCGCCAAAAGTGATGGCACTAACAGTGTATATTCTCTTTTTGTTCAGGATGAGATGATTTTGATGAACGAACGCCTTACTCTTTATCTTGGAGGGAGGCTTGATTACTGGGAAATCACTGACCTTATGGATTGGACTACGGTAGGCAACGCTGGAGCCAATGAATATGAGGATAGGGATGAAACCTATTTCAGCCCCAAGGGTTCTGTTAAGTACCGTGCATCTAATTCAACGACCTTAAGGGTCTCGCTTGCGAAAGCCTTTACCGCCCCAAGGCTGCACGATATCCTTGGAGGATATTCGAAAGACGCTAACTCTATGCGTCTTTCCAGCCCTTATCTGGAACCGGAGAAAGCGACATGCTGGGAGGCAGGAATTGATCAAACGATATTCGATAAAACCCTTTTCAGAGCCACATACTTTGAAAATTACTTACGTGATTACAAGTATACGGAAAGCTGGGTTGAAGATGGTATTAATTATAGCACAGCTATGACTGGGGGTAAGTCAAGGATACGGGGTTTTGAACTTGGAATCAGGCATCAGCTAACCTCGTTTCTCAGTGCCTATGCCAATATGACCTATCAGGACACAGAGGTTACCGAAGATGAGCAGAATCCAGAAATAGAGGGCAAACATATGACCAACGTGCCTAGAGAGATCTATAATTTTGGATTATTGCTTGAAGATTATGCTGGCTTTAAAGGTTCTATTACAGGTCGTTATGCAAGCAAGGCGTATGCTAATTCTTCGAACCTGGATACAACAAGTCACGTATACGGCTCCTATGACGCCTATTTCACAATGGATGCAAAGGTTGGTTACGAGATCATAGAAGGTCTTATGGTTTCCTTTTCTGTGGATTCACTACCGTACACTTTTAAAAAGCTTATAACTATATGA
- a CDS encoding transposase gives MLILHDILEKLKNEFAQSSKGQERGIWFVYTIVAIIVPFASSRTSNILRCLKTVFGFSGISRKKFYTFMASPRIPWQRLWPTLWKLIPLPTTGGRLMLALDDSINAKTGKKIFACDKVFDHAAKQNQSRYPWAQNIVAVGLLKMIKGRWACLPLSYRFYLLKKTIERMNRDSNGPEVTFKSKLAMAVDMIGEIAAVFPRKRIVIITDSWFGNGGLWKPLKKQLGIWVDMISRLRSNSTIFELPPPPTGRQGRPRKYGRKLGNAAALAVRFKSLAKEYIVNLYGRNRNIVAYERVVMLKTIRCAVKVVWVYRKTQWVALYSTDLSLSAEQIIEYYGARWKIEALFKELKNDIGSADTQSRHPQAVSNHLHFCMLATTVAWIYASRVEKTPSRRHAVGGRRHFAFSDVRRSVTKAAMDKDFGRLFPVPRKSVFNSLVDVLLRMAA, from the coding sequence ATGCTTATCCTACACGACATCCTTGAAAAACTCAAAAACGAATTTGCTCAGTCCAGTAAAGGTCAGGAACGGGGAATATGGTTCGTATACACGATCGTGGCGATCATTGTTCCTTTCGCCTCATCGAGGACCTCAAACATTCTACGGTGCTTGAAGACGGTGTTCGGCTTTTCCGGGATCAGTCGTAAAAAGTTCTATACCTTCATGGCATCCCCACGGATTCCATGGCAACGGTTATGGCCCACGCTGTGGAAATTGATTCCGCTGCCAACGACCGGTGGGCGGTTAATGCTGGCTCTGGATGACAGTATCAACGCCAAGACAGGCAAGAAGATTTTCGCCTGCGACAAGGTTTTCGATCATGCTGCCAAGCAAAACCAGTCCAGGTATCCGTGGGCCCAGAACATCGTTGCTGTGGGGTTGTTGAAGATGATCAAGGGACGTTGGGCCTGTCTGCCGCTGAGTTATCGTTTCTACCTCCTGAAGAAAACCATCGAACGAATGAACCGTGACAGCAATGGACCGGAAGTGACATTCAAGAGCAAGCTTGCCATGGCGGTCGACATGATCGGTGAGATTGCCGCGGTGTTTCCCAGAAAACGGATTGTCATCATCACCGACTCATGGTTCGGCAATGGCGGCCTGTGGAAGCCATTGAAAAAACAGTTGGGCATATGGGTGGATATGATTTCCAGGCTTCGATCCAACAGCACAATATTTGAACTGCCGCCACCTCCGACCGGACGACAAGGCCGCCCGCGTAAATATGGCCGCAAGCTGGGGAATGCGGCAGCGTTGGCCGTTCGATTCAAATCGCTGGCAAAAGAATACATCGTCAACCTGTATGGCCGCAACCGGAACATCGTAGCCTATGAACGCGTGGTGATGCTCAAGACCATCCGATGTGCGGTCAAGGTGGTCTGGGTCTATCGTAAGACACAGTGGGTGGCACTTTATTCCACCGACCTGTCCCTTTCGGCTGAGCAGATTATCGAATACTATGGGGCCCGCTGGAAGATCGAAGCCTTATTCAAGGAATTGAAAAACGACATCGGCAGCGCTGACACGCAAAGCCGTCATCCGCAGGCCGTCAGCAACCATCTGCACTTTTGCATGCTGGCGACCACCGTCGCCTGGATTTACGCCAGCCGGGTCGAGAAAACGCCATCTCGCCGGCATGCCGTCGGCGGCCGCCGTCATTTTGCCTTTTCGGATGTCCGCCGATCCGTTACAAAGGCCGCGATGGACAAGGATTTTGGTAGGCTCTTCCCGGTGCCACGCAAATCCGTCTTTAATTCTCTCGTGGACGTACTGCTGCGCATGGCGGCTTGA
- a CDS encoding IS4 family transposase — translation MLSPVFTPFIKSSPISVMARGMVERVLNPEQLDEWFDTTAKEQYTKDLLFSTLFNLMSQVVQGSQRSIHAAFQTSKEDITVSITSIYNKLNGMEPSTSAALVRYAAEQVEPIIQKLLGKQNSPLPGKRIKLLDGNCIEKSHHRIKELRSIAAGPLPGKSLVVYDPMLHLPIDVFPCEDGHAQERSMLKTVLETIVADDVWIADRNFCVVEFTCGIDKRDAWFIIREHGNYPFELIGKGKYIGKIETGAVYEQPIRVRDEAGEEHPFRRIRVKLKGETRDGDTEILIITNLSKSAANAKTVARLYRDRWTIETAFQRLAEYLNSEINTLGYPRAALFGFCVALVAYIGMSVVKAALGSVHGIDFIDQNVSGYYVANEIEGVYQGMMIVIDVEHWVVFRDMPTGDLVRLLKKPKVS, via the coding sequence ATGTTGAGTCCTGTTTTCACGCCGTTCATCAAGAGTTCCCCGATTTCCGTTATGGCCCGCGGCATGGTAGAGCGGGTGCTGAATCCCGAGCAGTTAGACGAATGGTTCGATACCACAGCAAAGGAGCAATACACAAAGGACCTTTTGTTTTCGACCCTTTTTAACCTGATGAGCCAGGTTGTCCAGGGCAGCCAGCGGTCGATTCACGCGGCTTTCCAGACCTCAAAAGAGGATATTACCGTTTCAATCACGTCAATTTACAACAAGTTGAACGGCATGGAACCCAGCACATCGGCAGCGTTGGTCCGATATGCCGCTGAGCAAGTGGAACCAATTATCCAAAAGCTGTTGGGGAAACAGAACTCCCCTTTGCCTGGCAAACGGATCAAGCTGCTTGATGGCAACTGTATCGAAAAAAGTCATCACCGAATCAAAGAGTTGCGGTCCATAGCGGCGGGTCCGCTTCCAGGAAAATCATTGGTTGTGTATGATCCGATGTTACACCTGCCCATCGATGTGTTTCCTTGTGAAGACGGCCATGCACAAGAACGCTCAATGTTGAAAACGGTGCTTGAAACCATTGTTGCCGATGATGTCTGGATTGCCGATCGCAATTTCTGCGTGGTTGAATTCACCTGCGGCATCGATAAGCGGGATGCGTGGTTCATCATCCGGGAGCATGGGAATTATCCTTTCGAGTTAATTGGAAAGGGAAAATATATCGGCAAAATTGAAACCGGAGCGGTATATGAGCAACCCATTCGGGTTCGTGATGAGGCCGGCGAAGAGCACCCCTTCAGGCGGATTCGCGTGAAGCTGAAGGGCGAAACCCGTGATGGAGATACCGAGATCCTCATCATCACGAATCTGTCAAAAAGCGCAGCGAACGCAAAGACAGTCGCGAGGTTGTATCGGGACCGTTGGACCATCGAAACCGCCTTTCAACGTCTCGCTGAATATTTAAATTCTGAAATTAACACCTTGGGCTATCCTCGTGCTGCCCTTTTCGGTTTTTGCGTTGCCCTGGTCGCCTACATCGGCATGTCCGTTGTAAAAGCCGCGCTGGGCAGTGTGCATGGTATCGATTTCATAGATCAAAATGTATCGGGCTATTATGTGGCCAATGAAATCGAAGGCGTCTACCAAGGGATGATGATCGTCATCGACGTTGAGCATTGGGTTGTTTTTCGGGATATGCCAACAGGCGACCTGGTTCGGTTACTTAAGAAACCTAAAGTTTCCTAA
- a CDS encoding TonB-dependent receptor plug domain-containing protein, whose amino-acid sequence MRIFRRQLAVLCLSLVLILGWSIPGSAQETENEEEQNVLELEEIVVSAPEVRGAPGRTTVVTKEEIDLKNTRNAINVLEHIPGVYLRKEGRRGGQINMRGVDETKTVILLDDSILNDSFHQNVFWNIIPVETIERVEVIPGPFSALYGGRGGIGGTIKFITKMPEEQEVFVKGVYGSNNTIRGTASYGNRFRDKVSFYLCYDYMQTDGDVADYITKSASSGAGDIPVTGWEKTTDSQGNPMYLIGDKGDNETWEWSVLSALSR is encoded by the coding sequence ATGAGGATTTTTAGGAGACAATTGGCGGTGTTATGTTTGAGTTTGGTTTTAATCCTGGGATGGTCGATACCTGGCTCAGCCCAGGAAACAGAAAATGAGGAAGAGCAGAATGTTCTTGAACTGGAAGAGATTGTCGTATCGGCACCTGAGGTACGAGGGGCTCCAGGAAGAACCACTGTAGTAACAAAAGAGGAAATAGACTTAAAGAACACCCGGAATGCCATTAACGTATTAGAGCACATACCCGGAGTCTATTTGAGAAAAGAAGGAAGACGTGGCGGTCAGATTAACATGAGGGGGGTTGACGAAACCAAAACCGTCATACTGCTTGACGATTCGATACTGAATGACTCTTTTCATCAGAACGTTTTCTGGAATATAATTCCCGTTGAGACAATTGAGCGGGTGGAGGTTATACCCGGCCCATTCTCCGCTCTTTATGGTGGAAGGGGCGGCATCGGAGGAACCATAAAGTTCATAACCAAGATGCCGGAAGAACAGGAGGTTTTTGTAAAAGGCGTTTATGGAAGTAATAATACCATTCGTGGTACGGCAAGCTACGGGAATAGGTTCCGTGATAAAGTGTCTTTTTACCTCTGCTACGATTATATGCAAACTGATGGAGATGTGGCAGACTATATAACAAAATCCGCCAGCAGTGGAGCAGGAGATATTCCCGTTACCGGGTGGGAAAAGACTACCGACAGTCAGGGGAACCCCATGTATCTTATCGGCGACAAAGGTGACAATGAGACATGGGAGTGGAGTGTCCTATCAGCCCTTTCAAGGTAG